Part of the Campylobacter suis genome, AATTTTGATTTATGGCAACCTTTTTTGAATTTTGTAAATTTTGTGGCAAAACAAGGCTAAATTCGCCAAAATTTATAACACCATTGCTTGCTTCATAGATATTTTTTAACTCAAATTCACTAACCCGCCCATTGTGTAAAAATACACTCTCATCACTTATCGCACTTAACCACTTTTCATCATGGCTCGCGATGATGAAATTTGACCCCCACTCCTTTTTAGCGTATTCGATGGCTTTACTAAAAAGACGAGCCGTGCTTAGGTCAACGGCATTTGTAGGCTCGTCAAGTAAATTCAATCTTGCTCTTAGGCTTAAAAGCAGAGCAAATGCCACGCGTTTATTTTGCCCTGAGCTTAGCTCAAAGTGCCTCTTGTCTAAAAAACTCTCATCAAGCCCTACAAGCGATAGCGTTTCTTGCGTTCTCTCATTAAATTTATCCTGTGCTCCTGCGCTTTTTAGGGCAAATTTAAAATTTTCTCTCACACTTCTTTTTAAAAGGCTTGGCTCTGGTAGCATGATGGCTATGCTTTTTAGCTCATTTTGACTCATTTTAGATACAGGTTTACCCCAAATTTTTATACTGCCACTTTTTGGTTTTAAAAGTCCAGCTATGCACTTTAAAAGTGTGCTTTTGCCACTTCCGTTTGAGCCACAAAGCGCAGTTGTTACATTTGTATTTATGCACAAACTATTAATATCAAGCACATTAAAGTTTTTGTATTGAAATTTTAGATCTGAAATTTCTATCATCTATCTAGCCTTTTTAGTGCATGAATTAATAAATTTACGCCAAAAGCTATGGCGATTAACACAAGGGCTAGGGCAATACCCATGTTAAACTCGCCCTTACCTGTTTCTAGTGAGATGGCGGTTGTGATAGTGCGGGTAAAGTACTTTATATTTCCGCCTATTAGCATAGCTACACCAACTTCAGCAACGATGCGTCCATAAGCGGTGGCAACAACCACCATAAGCGAGTAGCGAAGCTCATAAAGCACGCATAGTGCGCATTCAAGTGGCTCTAGGCGGTAGGACATTATAGTTAGGCGGTGCTTTTCATCCATATTTTCAACTACGCTAGCACTTAGTGAAACAATAATGGGCAGTGCTAGCACAAACTGTCCGAGCATTACGGCTTTTAGGGTAAAAAGCAGCCCCAGCTCTCCAAGTGGTCCATTTCGCGTGATAAAGGCGTAGATAATAAGCCCGATGGCAACTGTTGGCATTGCAAGCATGGTATCGCTAATAAGCCTTAATGCCTTAAATCCAGCAAATTTGTAAAATCCCAAAATAAAACCCATCGGAAGTCCGAATAAAAGTGCTAAAATGATTGATACGCTAGAGCTTTTAAGTGTGGCAAAGATGGCTGAGTAGGTTGATTCGTCCCCATTAAAAAGCAGTCCAAAAGCACTTAAAATTCCATCTAAAATGAAATCCAATAAATATTCCTTTTTGTGTATTATTATAATGTTAACTTAATATGCTATAATAGCAGAAAATTTTTAAAACCAACCCAAATACAAGGAGAGAATATGAAAAAAATTTTACTTAGTTCGCTAGTTTTGGCTTCTGCGATGTTTGCAGCTGACACTGATTTAAACATGGCTACTACTACAAGCACGGCTGATACTGGCTTGCTAGATGCGATGGTTGAGGTTTATAAGGCTGATACTGGTGTGGATGTGAAATTTACAGCTGTTGGCACAGGTGCGGCACTAAAACTAGGACAAGACTGCAACGCTGATATACTTTTCGTGCATTCACCAAAAGTAGAGAAAGAATTCGTTGAAAAGGGTTACGGCGTAGAGCGCAAACCTGTAATGTATAACGACTTCGTTCTAATCGCAGATAAGTCAATCGCAGATAAATTTAAAGGCAAAGATCTAAAAGCTTCACTTGAGCTA contains:
- the tupC gene encoding tungstate ABC transporter ATP-binding protein TupC, which encodes MIEISDLKFQYKNFNVLDINSLCINTNVTTALCGSNGSGKSTLLKCIAGLLKPKSGSIKIWGKPVSKMSQNELKSIAIMLPEPSLLKRSVRENFKFALKSAGAQDKFNERTQETLSLVGLDESFLDKRHFELSSGQNKRVAFALLLSLRARLNLLDEPTNAVDLSTARLFSKAIEYAKKEWGSNFIIASHDEKWLSAISDESVFLHNGRVSEFELKNIYEASNGVINFGEFSLVLPQNLQNSKKVAINQNLVHINQPNANFSGILHSVSLYYGKNALVKIKAGDFLIKCVIEATRIKKEELTTGKIVNFNIDERAFLSIE
- the tupB gene encoding tungstate ABC transporter permease TupB, which codes for MDFILDGILSAFGLLFNGDESTYSAIFATLKSSSVSIILALLFGLPMGFILGFYKFAGFKALRLISDTMLAMPTVAIGLIIYAFITRNGPLGELGLLFTLKAVMLGQFVLALPIIVSLSASVVENMDEKHRLTIMSYRLEPLECALCVLYELRYSLMVVVATAYGRIVAEVGVAMLIGGNIKYFTRTITTAISLETGKGEFNMGIALALVLIAIAFGVNLLIHALKRLDR